The genomic interval AGCCGCTCGGCCAGCCGTTCCTGTTCGGCGCGCGCCTTAAGAGCGATGGCGCGCACCGCCTCGAATTCCTCGCGCGTCACCAGGTTCAGGGAATCGATCAGGCGTTCAAGGCGCGCCCGCGCCAACGCCTCGATCTCGTCCTTCACGCCGGTCATCACGCTGGCGGCGCCGCCGGCCATCTTGGCGATGTCGTCGAGAACGCGATTGCGGGTCTGCATGAATGGCC from Rhodospirillales bacterium carries:
- a CDS encoding accessory factor UbiK family protein, which gives rise to MQTRNRVLDDIAKMAGGAASVMTGVKDEIEALARARLERLIDSLNLVTREEFEAVRAIALKARAEQERLAERLAALEKSPKRSPRKRR